Proteins co-encoded in one Lynx canadensis isolate LIC74 chromosome C1, mLynCan4.pri.v2, whole genome shotgun sequence genomic window:
- the LOC115521602 gene encoding LOW QUALITY PROTEIN: protein PET117 homolog, mitochondrial-like (The sequence of the model RefSeq protein was modified relative to this genomic sequence to represent the inferred CDS: deleted 1 base in 1 codon), with translation MSRSPKVVLGLSVVLMAATMARVHLKQRQDLQRLHGGVIRDIERQIGKKENISLLGEQIILTEQLEAETEKMIVAKGSQKT, from the exons ATGTCTAGGAGTCCGAAGGTGGTGCTAGGCCTATCGGTGGTGCTGATGGCGGCCACCATGGCCCGGGTGCATCTGAAGCAGCGGCAGGACCTGCAGAGGCTTCACGGTGGAGTGATCAGAGACATTGAGAggcaa attggaaaaaaagaaaacataagtctCTTGGGAGAACAGATTATTTTGACTGAGCAACTTGAAGCAGAAACAGAGAAGATGATAGTGGCAAAAGGATCTCAAAAAACATGA